A window of Phragmites australis chromosome 2, lpPhrAust1.1, whole genome shotgun sequence genomic DNA:
GTTTGAATGATGTTCGTTTAACTCATCTCACCATGGGTTACAAAGGgtttgagaaactaagtttgaTATGGTGACAGGCTTGGTGAGAATGCAAAGAATTGCAAGAATTTGACTTCATTTGATCTCTAGGTAATGCCGTGTTATCTTTTCTGTAGCTTTTACTGTGTCACGTCCCGAAACCGTAATCATACAATTAAGTATAACCATGCTTCATAagtattatatttaattttgtgtcatgtttgtttttgaaCGCTAGAGCATTTCGTTTAGAGTCAACTGGTTGAGAGAAAGTAATTTGGAAGAGAAAATAATCGAATTCACAGTTAAATATATGCTTCTTTTTCTAGCATGTGGGGCCTACATTGGTGGCCAACCACTCCTTCTCTCCCTTGGACAGCAGCCCCACCtattccctctctctccctaacTCCCCCACACTCTCCCCAACTGGCCAAGGCAAGGGAGCAGCTCCCATCTCCCtcccctcaagctctctgtctCCCTCTCGTTCTTCCTCGAATCCACCTTCTAGAAGCCAAATCGAGGTATACATGTGGTACTCACATGTTCTTTAGCTCCTAAGCTCTTCATCCatctaattcatttttgttttcacaAAGGATTCGAGTcgattttgatgtcttttggtgttcttggttaaAGCACAAGGAGTACTagcgttcttcctctttctgaGCTTTTCCACCTTCCACCGACAGTCACCAATCTCGGGAAATCATCTTgagtgagtctcctaggctcccattgCAAGAATACGTGGTTTAGTTGGTTGAAATCCGAGTTGGGAGCTTTGGTTGCAAATTGTGAAGCGTCTCATGTCCTTGAGCCTTGGAAGGAATTTGAGGATTTTGGGTAAGTTTTGAGCTAGGAAATCGAGTTGCTATTTAGAGAGTGAGGTCTAGACCCTATGAACTAGTGCAAAACATTTTTTTCTCCTTGGATCGACGAAGCTTGCAAATAAAATTAGCTATTTTTCCCTGCGAAAAGACATCTCTGCAGCAACTCGGATAGTCCGGGTTAAACCCAAAGGTTCTGGGTAGCCCAGGGAAAACTCCATTGTTTTGTACTCGAAAATCGGGGTTTAGTGTGCATTTTGGGTCTAGAAACCCTTGTATAGTGTGTATGCATGTCTATACatgatagatttaacatgcaaatCAAATCACCCAAGGAAAGTCATTGAGAAGTTCAAGTATGcccaacccggagggtccgagtaTTTCGTGGTGCCTTTAACCGAGCACCACTATCAAGCATCCAATGCTTATCACCAGCTTTATAGTTCACCTATACACATGAGATCgttttttgtttaggtacccaaacaaGTTTGATACCTTTAACGGGAGTCACAAGAGCTTTTGGCACTTGTAGTTGCTTAGGAAGCCTTCTTTTAGCTTGAATTCTAATGAATTTTGCTATTACTTTTCTACTTTTAAGTTTATGCAATAAGAAAAGACTATTATTGAAAGTGGATTTATATTTAGAATGCAAAGTAGGGAGATGTTTGGAAGGAATTGGACACTTTCTTATGTGGTGActggtgacttgacaatgttgacAATAAGAGCCAACTTCCCTTATGAAGCACTTGTTGATCTCCGTTGACTTGATGAGATTTTCTACTGGGTTTAGGAAGCAACCAAGGTCTCTTTTGTTGTAGTACATAGCATTCTTCATAAGAATTTCTTTGTGCTTGTACTCACCCTTAGTCAACCGAGCCACACATGAGTTGAGACTCGTAATCTCATCCCTAAGTTATTTCTCCCTTGCATAGTTAGTCTTAAGAGATGGTAGATGATCACATGAAGATGAGCATAGTATTTCAGGGAGAAGTAGATGCATGAACCTTAACTACTCTaatagtaggcaattcattcaAGTTAGGATCAGTAGCATCATAGCAAGTTTaaattcttgatatttgcattttaaCTCCATATGCTCAATGTAAGACCCTAATCTCAAGATctcatgtgcctcctgtatcagtccctggatcaagtagctaatacgTATAGTACAACATTTGTAATATTATAGTCAAATGTATTAAGGTTACAGGGTACAAAAGGTTATAAACCATAGtgtatatattacaaacctggccgaagGGCCAACAAAAACACAGCGAAACACATAGCCCAAACCACAGGCAgttagggtgcgaacgcgactctAGAGACTACTCCTTAGTTCCGTTTTCACCTATAGCGTTGGCGGGATCCGCCTCTTCATCTGAAtacagcaagagtgagcacgGAAGGCACTCAGCAAGCTCTATACTATTTCAAgttgttgatagatgcataaaggggtaattcaaggataagtcTCTACGGTTTAGTTTTGTGCGTAAAgcggtttatgcaggtattctaTTGTAtcacatattattgatatacttaGTTTAAAACCGGCTGACAAGCTTTATATGGGTTTTTcgatcctgggaggggctacacctctcTCTGTAGTCCCTATTATCACGTCCGGCGTACCTCTAGTATCATACAACTTTTGACAGAATGGGCCAGGaatctcatcacacggacatctagtccacacactcactcatcaagatgcACACCCCTAGAGTCTAGTCATCAGGGTTACTGCTTTCGCAtatccatgaccatggacacaactattcgaatagatttatactCAGCAGatgttgtacaactttacccatgcgatatgctcagcctccaaccgttgtaAGCAAAGGAGTGAATCATATCGAGATCCTTCAAACACCTTTCCTATCGGGCTTTTTCacgagacaccccaagtacCAGAGACCATGTTTAGAATATCAGATTGGCTATGCCATCTCTCGAAATATTCAACAGAGGGCCAGATGTACATTTGGTTTCTTGCTGCTCCCCAGCCGCCTAGTATTATACCCAACCTAGTCCGGTGAAAGGagagtcaagtcctgcccatttaggatgcatggttgcacatGGGTGGCTAAGAATGATAACATAATAACTCGGTCCTTAACCGGCCAgagcaggtatcttctggcaatgaacaccacaaaggtgactcaAGTCCACAGGAGCATCCTCGttcagagtactactccacctgccctcgctaaaacaaatttcacccatttttacacatctcccaccatatcccacacgatgtCAAGGATTTCACATCCATCACGGAATttataaccatcaaggattcatggtatacgagttaacattgataatgaTAAATCTTATCTCaaggagaagtgttttaaaaacgacatctccgaggagacgtattccatcctaaacatgctagatatcaatgcGTCGTCCATTGTTAATAtgtttaacaacaggtatttctagggtgatatgtattctggatgatgacatgtaaggtATGACAGTGTTGATATGATTAACTAGTataagtagtttgaaagaaaacgcaatatatagcacatgcgataataagtctgattttagttgatcatgtatattatttgaaaaccataggttcagtatgatcaaggagataggacttgccttcttcgaaGTTCTCTTCAGAGTCTTAGTTCTAGTCTGGATCCTCTtcactcctgatgcttcctgcgcagcactcGTACGTGCAATGGAATGGTATCTGGAAATTtcaattttagtttttttcctgGTGAAGTTGCGATTATTGCTTTTCCTTTCAAAAAGGAAACGGCTTATCtgtatgaaaaaaattggtGACAATGTATTGATTTCCTGTATGCATCTTTTCCTTCCATGTGTATTTTGAATTCATGGGATTGACTATTCCTCTACAGATTCCAACCATGGTCATTGATGTAAGGTTGCTTAGGAATTACCTCGATGCTTTTCAGAGGAAGAATCATTCAGAAATGTGGTAGTAGTAGTGTGTTCTGTGAACCGGAAGTAAGGCTACTTCTGCGATCCCGCTTGGATGATAGGATTCATACATGAATCCCTTCAGTACATTTAGAAAGCAGCAGGTATAGGTATAAAGACCTAGCAGTTAGCCCTATATAACCAAACTTTTGCTTATTTAAACCTTTTTTTCTACAATGTACCAGGGCTATCAGGGATATGGTTTCTTGCTTTGTTGTTGCGTCTATTTTTATAGtgaaaattttagttttttGAACAATTTTGACTTGTATTAGGGTTCCATGTTCATGAGGCACAATCTTGGAAGTACTTttccaggaaaaaaaataatcttTATAACTATTGCACTCTGAAATTTTAAAGTAATCAGTTTAGCTTTGACTCTTTTTTAGTTACCCTGAGATACTTGTTGTTGACGGGATTTCTCTAAACTTAGAGTCAGTTGGTTACTGTTTCTCAAAGATCGAAGTAGCTGCAAGGTTTACTATTTGTTAAGGATGGTGTGACTTGTAGTACTAACATTAACTAGGTTTGTATTTTGAGTTGAAGCActtgtgtttttcttttacAGATTTTGAAACATGATAATATAATGCAGATCATGCTGCTCCACTGGCAGAAGTGCAGCAGGTGGCCACAAGCAAAAGGACTAGGACAGAGAAAGCATTTGGAGATAGAGAAGTACGAGGTAGTTGCTTTTATGCCAATGTTTTCAGCATTTCTTAAAACATTTGTAACGACTTGAAACACTTTTTGATAAAAGGGGTGTGCGGCACCCCTGTTAGACACGCGGATTGCTCTGGACACATCTCACCTGAATCCTCCATGGGAGCTCTACTTCAATTTGAGCATGGCATGCATCTAGCCCTTTGGCTTCTTGCCCTGGTACCTTGGTCCCTTTTCATTTCAATGCTTGCAGCTCACaaccatttcttttctttttccttattATTCTCTAGCTCTGTAGTGATAGGAGGAAGCCGTGGAGGACTAGAGGGGTAGCTGGAGCTATCGCTAGCCACACAGGGCATGTTCATGGGCAAGCATTTGAGATTCTCATTCCAAAATTATCTTCTGTTCATTGTGGTGGTAAGTTAATTATTCTCCTTTTTTGTTTCCCTTTTCTTGAATACGTTCATGAATGCGTAGGAGAGGAATGATTTCCTGTGTGCTCTCTTCAGTTTTAGTAGTTTCAGGTTTGAGCATGAGATTGTGAAATTATATTAGTTAAATTGAGAGGTTTGgtattgcagatttgaaactaGATCATGTTTCAGGAAAGAAGTAATCTTTCTTTGAAGGAAGAAAACGAAAAATTGCACTGTTGGATTTGCTGTATTTGTTCAGATTAGCACAATAACTATGAATCGTTCTGTTTGTTTTCAGCATGCAATGGAATTACATGTAAAAATCATTGAGAAGAGAGCAAGGAGCCTTCAGCTAGGAGGTAAGCCTTGCCTTGTGTGCTAGCTGGCAAGTATTTTATTTGCCCCTAATTTTTTGCTCAACGTTTGGAATAAGAGTTTTCAAGACTGAGCACAAATGCAATTGGGATAGCTAACTGTCTTGaaaattttattatttaaaCTTCCTGAGCAGCATGTCCACAAGACGTTAGATAAAATGCCTGCCTAGATgggttgtaattttttattggATGAGAAGGGTTTCTCTGGTTTCAAGTACTTAAACCATTACAATTGACAAAACAGAATGAAATTGAGTGGTAGGCAAATATCCAACACACTCATTTTACCGAGAGGCAGCCCTTAGTTCCCATATTCAAATAACACAATCTGGGTTTTCAAGAAGTGGATTGTTGAGCATGTGTGCCGAAGATCGTAATGAGGGTACTGTGATGCTAACGGTGGATTGTCGACCCCAAGTATCTTGCcaaatgaaataataaaaagcAAGGCAAAACATTCTTAGATGGTCTACCACATAAATATATCAGTTAAGTAAGGCCAGACATTAAATTAAGAATTACCCTTTTGGAATATTATCAAGTACAGATGACTCATTAGAGACGTATTGAAGTGGTGAGATATATTGGAGTAATATttagatatattttttctttgcagTAGTTGCAAGTTTACAGCATGATTAAATTAATCTATCCTTCATTACGCTTGTAATGTTATTAAATATCCATGGAGGATAGCTTAAGTATTGTCATATTCGATTACTTAATTTATATTAACTTAGAATATAAAATATGTTAGCATAATTTAGAAACCGTAGTTATACAATTGCTCGTGTGTGTCACACGTGTATGATTACCAGTACTAGGTAAGTTCCACGTGTTacaatgaaaatataaatattaaatttggTAACACCAATCACAAAATTAAGGTGTGAAGACATGAATGCATCATGAGAGTAACGCTGAACGAATACGTTAGGAGcgataatatgatttaattttaaatgttATCCGAAAAGAAGTAAgagattatctgctaattttttttctaatttatttatttatttttattagtataaTCGGTCTTTTATCTATAGCAGGTAACGAGATGAAGATACTGAAGAACGAGTATGAATGATAAAAATAgttaaattatttgaatttttaaattttttattagatgagaaaAGAGTTGAGAAGATATGACACGTGAATCTACTCGTGTTTTATGGGATGCGAGCCCCAAATTTCCGTGCTGTAATACGTAGGCGACGTATTTATACTCGTAGACACGTGTTGGGCCGGGACTCTTCGGAATCAGCGCATGGGCTTGTAGGAAAGCCCTAGTGGGGCCCATTAAATTAGTGGTTCATTGGACCATCCCACTTGCCATTGCACCACCATCGCCACACCCGCACGCAcgcactcccccccccccccccgccctcgccgtcgccgtagCCTCGTCTCCGGCGTAGGGGGGAGCCTCTGGAGGCTGGCGTGGCCTACTGCGGCCCAGATGGCGGCGCACGCGGCGAAGAAGCggcggccggaggaggaggtggaggaggataTGCACCTGGCGTTCCGGGGCGCCGCGAACGCGCTGTCGCAGGTGTACACGCAGGCGGTGGCGCACCAGAAGGCGTCCTTCCACACCGGCGAGCGCAGGGCCGTGGTCTGTAGACctatacccccccccccccctccccacgTCTGTCCGTTTTCCTCGGTCTGCCCCTCCGATCGGTGGGCTGCGTCGCGCGAAAGCTGCGATCTTGGGACGAGTTCTTGGGGTGTCGGATTGCGCGGATAGTAGATGGAGATGGGATCTTGTTTATAGGTCTTCGGAGTAGCTGGTGACTTAGGAAGTTAGGATGGGGGAATTTGCTCTGTTTGCTGAAATTTAATGGAGAATTCTTGGTGGGATGGGGGCATTTGGGCGAAACATGCCACCTGTCTGTCAAGTTACAAAACCACTTCGTCTGCCAAGAAAGATGGAGTGATAGCGGGATACTCTTGGAGAGTTTTGGGTTCCAGTGTGTTCTGAGTGCATTGCTCTCGTGTTGTGCTCTGCACAATACATAGCAAAGCTGATGGTGCCAAAGAACACTGTTTCTTGGGATGTGGGATGTCTTGGGAAATGTGGTAAACTGGTGATACAATTTTGCGATTGAAATGGGTTAGGAGTTAACAGCACAAGGTGTCAAGAAGTAATCGTACAATGATTTCCTTGGAAGAACAAAGAGATCATTGTGTTCTGCATATGCCTCTGCTTGAGTGTTATGTTAAGTAGTGTGGTACTAGCATTAACTACTGGAAGTTATCGATTTGTATTCTTCAATGTATTCACACCTTTGTTACCTAGTAATTTACTTTACTAATCGATCCTCTTTTTGGTGTTTTGGCAGGAGAAAGTCTATCGATGGTTGTCCAGTCAGCTTGAGGGAGCTTCAGAGGTGTCCATTGCTGATGTACTTGCATACTTGCAGGTTATACGAACAACTTGTCTCGGCAAGTTTTCAGAATGCAGTATAAACCTTATTAGCATAATCTTCGATGCATGTGTCCTGTGCAAGGACCAAAGCCTAAGCTGGTATTTCTGTCTTAAGTGAAGAGAGTTAGTATCTTCTTACCATTGTTCACTTTATGATTTATGACATGAGGCTAGGAACACAATAGTTAAACTTGGGTGCATTGAATATGCGGATTGCATAAGACATTACTCAATACTGTAATCTGCTACTCTACCAATTCTGAGGGAATATAATTGTGTAATAAACATAACGTGCACAAATGTCATCCTGGCACATCTTTAACTATCCCCCGTTTGGATACTTTTTTTCAGCTTTTCCCTGAAAAAAACCAGAAGCTATCCAAACGGTTAGCTTCTGTTCTGGCTTCTGGTGGGTTTTGGCTGACTGAGGAAGCAACTATggctgaaataaactaaaagcttaGAAGCAGGTTCTGGCTGGCTTTTgggtgtgctgagaagctaaaagtttattataaaaaccaacaactaaaattcaacagcTACAATCGCATCCTCAGCTAGCCAGAAGCTCCGAAGCCACAGCCTATCCAAACGGGCCAATGTCACTAGTTCAGATCAGATTGTGCTTTGTTAAGTTCTAAAATTTCTACTGAGTAAACTACAATATAATTGTAAATAATAGTTAAAGCTTAGTTCAAAGGTGGTTAGCCTTGAGAGTCAGAAAAGTTGTTATTGATCTCTCAAGTGAAATGTTAAAGCTGTTGGCATGGAAACTGGCTTTGCCTTGAGACCTCATTCAAAAGATAAAGTTATCCCCGTTTCTTCTATAATTATTGCTATTGCTTTGGCAGTATCCGTATATAACCAATTCCTTGATGCTTCTCTTCTGTACGCAGAATGAGATTGAACACCAAACAGAGGACATGCCAGCATCTCCGCAGCATCCAAGTCCGCTGCCATCATATAATTTTCCTTCTGCAAATGTACAAAACAATCCCTTCTCATTTGGGTATGTAGGTGCTGCACATAACTCCCGGATGGGTGAAACTGACCAAAGAAATGCGGGCATCTCAAATGCTCTCTCCAACCCTTTACGGACAAATTTCCAATTGAATAATTTGATTCAGTCTTCAGGATATGGTCCCATCAACTCATTGTCCAATGGAAATGGGACTCAGAACAGCCATTCTCCCCAAAATCTGGACTTCTTGCATTACAATTCGCATGAGCCCTCTATGGATATGCATCATGATGGCCCTTGAAGGTGAAAACCATAAGAAAACTTGGAAGTGTCAAGTGTATCTAGTTCCTTCGAAGCCGTCAAGTTCTGATCTTTATTGGCTGGAGAAGCCCCACCGATTGGTGATTGATGTCTTCCCCGTCTACGACTCGGTTGCCATCAATTGTGTCTCAGTGCAAAACTCCTGCAATACAGAATTGTAGCCATTCTCAGCCCTTCCTGATAGCATATGCTTGACAACCAGAAACCTCTTCTGGGGGAGTAGGGGTTCACTATGTTGATTGCAAGATTGGAGAGTCAACATACTGGTTTGGTAGAACTGCTGCGTTTATTATCAGTTCATTTGTTTGTTTACCAAGTGCAAAGCCATGCTCTGGCCAGCAAGGAGTTTGTGGTGGTCGATAGATGTTAATGATTTTATTGGTACGTTCTATGTGTATCAATAAAAGCTGTGTTTGTGCGGTAGCCTAGTTTCATCATTCTTTTTTCTACTTCATGAACTTTACCGGAAATTCTTGTATCATTTTTTTAGGAGACATCTAAATGTGGAAGTCCAGCATGTTTCTTTTAATACTAACCATGAAAGTTGGAATAGGCTTGCTTAGGCCATGTTTGGATCAGCTAGAGATTATAAGAATCTAGATTTTGACTAGAGATTATAAAAAGCTGGATAGTAAAAAGTTGGCTAATAATAATTTGGGAGTTGTTTGGATCACTGGATTATAGGTGCTGGATTATAGGTGGTTGGATTTTAGTTGTCCATAATGCCCTTGCTGATTATTCCTAATTTCCTGCTGCCCCTGCAGTTTAGCGCCAACTCTTTGGCCACCTCGCGTGCGTCAGCTCCCGCCCGAGGTCACCCAAGTTCCAGCAACCTCGTGTCCACGTATGAGTCCCCAAGCACCCACAGGGAAGGAGGCTTGGCGTTGCCGCAGCCACTGCTGCTAGTATTGTTGTGCTTGCGCAGCTCCTCATCCAACGCCTCCGCCGCTGGCAACAGCAACGCCGCCACGACCTCATGATCGAGTTGGCATGTACAGAGATGTAGTGAATAAGCCAAGATCAGAAGGAAGGGTTGACGGTGCATAGAGAGATCGATTGAGATGTATGTAGCAAAGTTATGTACAGAGAACAAGCGCCAAGGCTCTTGCAGCCCGAGGTTCTCGCATACAAATGTCCATACAGGGATTTTAAAAGTAAAGTTGTAAGATtcatacaaatttaaatatatgtCCATACAAATAGCCTCTCATAATCACTCTCGCATAGCAAACAAAGCATTAGCAAGATTATCACGGAAGACATTCATGTGTTGATCTTCGTCACCTATTTGACTATTAGCACCACTTCGTTGAGATGAAGAGGCCATCGGGATTGGCATGTAGTTTTCATCACGATCACACATGTCAAAGTCTGCATTCGTCATTGCACTTTCTTGAATGAAGTTATGAAGGGCTATGCATGAAAGTATGACTTTGGTTTGCTTTATCATTGGATACCTTGGTAAGTCCAACAAGAtcctccacttcatcttcaaaacaccaaatgaaCGCTTGATGACGTTGCGTAGAGATGAATGCAAAAAATTGAATACCTCCTTTTTGCCACTTGGTCTTGGGCCTTGTCGAAACTCTGATAAATTGTAataccctactttacaactaaacatattttattCGAATATGGAAAATGTtggcagtatttcctctatagggGCAGTAtaactgacaaaaaaaaatcacaggcggacaatatatgatataaacaACATATAGAAAttttcacgacgctaccagcgtctttCCACAACATATACAAAACAGCTTCTTCAAGCGCGAAACTTAATACAAAACGAAAGACAGACCGCCAAAAGCATAATTTCTAAACACCGGTTGAGTTATCGACATCGTGATGAGATAGTGCGTGCAACGACCAAgttccatccccaaaatgcacgtcaatattctaaacatacctgtaaaataTTTAACAggggggtgagacgagctcagcaaataacagctatgaatataaacatatctcactAGATTAAAGAGTATTTCAGATACAATCATTTTTCTCACCACGAAAAGCCAAAACATATGAGTTTTAAGCCATAACAATCTTGATTCACCTGTCAACggaaacacaacaacaaactcCAATACGGTCTCTCATATATCATGGCACTAACCCCTTTCGGATTCTGTATTCTTCAAACATTATAATAAAtatatgaatgccatgatgcaactccatttgagagttttgcgCTAGACGATGCCaacctctcatgcaactccatgtaccggtacgaatcacgcacgatggcagtgatcggcctttatcaccatatgaagtgcataaatgcatatgtatgcatgtgaattgacgtcaattcttaatttccttttgaTGATTCTTTTTGATGAGTATCACTAGTACTAGTTCATGATATCAGCGATATAATCAAAATCAACGAAATGATATTGATTTAATTCATCAAATATGACATCATTCATCATATGAATAAATTGGAAAATATCAGATACTTCAATTTTATCTGtgaaagaagtaagacatgaatataaacatagcattgaattacacccccacgttacttgccttttaccaaaagcaaCGAAGAAATTTCGATTAGGTACGTCCGGAAGTATTACCACCTGCacaggtatattattagcattaaaacacatttaaaacacataaaatgtAAAGTGTCATTCCTACGCCTGAAAAACGTCgcatatacgcctatatttcggaaaaccgaacagaaaaccgtatcatatgaaatgatacactatttccaattcagagtcgaatcaaagttctcactaattagactttgctccgttgaaagaaatgaatgtttcgactcggatgtcgtatcttcggatcaataatgattatcgaaacgaatcgGACTATTGATCACATTAAATGATACGACATGAATTGATTGATTTAATCTAACCATAAACGTCTAGGAATTACTAAAGAATCACTTTTGgaggattgacgacgaatccgacaaaaTTGCGAAaattccaacttttccctttttcttcctttttctttttcttttctctttcttccctttttcttttctctttctttttcttctctctccttttctcttttcttttcttttccttctcctccttccctttCCTGGTTTTCTTCTTCGGCCGGCTTCCTTGCTTCGGTCCGCGCCTGCTTCCTTCGGTTTGGCTCTCGGTCAACGAAGCACGTTGGCTGGAGAGCGACCGTGGCGGTGCTCGATGGCGGTCAGCAGCACGGCAGCCAGCAGCGGCGAGCCGGCGCAACGGCGCGGAGGCGCGAGACGGCTGGCGGAGCAGCTCAGGCCAGCAGAGGTGGCACGACGGGACGGCGGGGAGCTCGGCTGGTGCACGGCGCGGTGCAACGGCGTGCGCGGCGGGTGGTGCTCGGtagacggcgacggcggccggtGACAGAGGGTGGCGGTGGCGCGCAAGGCCAGAGGCGGagcggagacggcggcggctcgcAGGCGCACGGCGGCGCACAGCAACGCACGGCGCACAACagcgatggagagagagagagagagagagagagagagagagagagagaaacgcgagaggtgtctggatggatcgggttgagggccGATCCATCCGGTATTTatcctcttttttatttttttattttaaacaatcaacggtctaaatttattaggCTTGCTACGAGTCACAAAGTgctcggaacggacatatgaatagcaaaatgggttcgtctcgacgagatgaacgcaaccacggtctccgatcgcccatacgagcaacggatcaaaaagtcaatttttggtcaaatcccttttttctctctctcaaataTTCAGTATTACATAAATGATACTTCGTCGCCTTGTACAATGCAAGATAACCTGCTCGGTTAGGGTAGCCCGAGTCGACAAGATAAAATTTccctaaaaaatttataacattacaaattatatataaaaaagaacatttcaaatttgacttCGTCACAAGTGAGATAAGATATCAACAAGTGAGTTTACCGGGTGGAGGATGTGGAAACTTGTCGCCATATTTGCGTATAGCGTTATTGAACACTCTTAGGTCATGTACCGATCCTAGCCAACCCGTGACAGCAAAGGTGAACCTCATGTCGAAGTCACATATAACCAAGACATTTTGTGTGGAATACCCGTGACGTCCCACGTGTTGAAGCATCTTTGACACTGGCACGACAAAAGGTACATGTGTACCATCTATTGCTCCAATGCAGTTATTGAAATATGGTGAAAAACAAGCACCTTGTAGTCTAGGATGCACCATCCTGAATTCTGGATCTCTTGGTTTGATAATATCTGCTGAGAGCATATAGACACTATGCAAGACTTGTTCAAATTTCCGACTAACCGTCTCGGTTGACCTCTCGAAACAATTGTCAGCTTGTCTAACACTTTGTGGGGCACCAATAATCCATAAAAACATGGCTAAAGCCTCTATGGAGCTCATCTTTTTTGTGGACTTCAGACCGTAAGATGACACTAGCAACTAATGTAGCCTACCAAAAAGTGTACTACTCATCCTAAATATGTTGAAGCAAGATGTTGTAT
This region includes:
- the LOC133897942 gene encoding uncharacterized protein LOC133897942, yielding MAAHAAKKRRPEEEVEEDMHLAFRGAANALSQVYTQAVAHQKASFHTGERRAVEKVYRWLSSQLEGASEVSIADVLAYLQNEIEHQTEDMPASPQHPSPLPSYNFPSANVQNNPFSFGYVGAAHNSRMGETDQRNAGISNALSNPLRTNFQLNNLIQSSGYGPINSLSNGNGTQNSHSPQNLDFLHYNSHEPSMDMHHDGP